From Microtus pennsylvanicus isolate mMicPen1 chromosome 10, mMicPen1.hap1, whole genome shotgun sequence, one genomic window encodes:
- the Zbtb37 gene encoding zinc finger and BTB domain-containing protein 37 isoform X2, producing the protein MTMEKSGNIQLEIPDFSNSVLSHLNQLRMQGRLCDIVVNVQGQAFRAHKVVLAASSPYFRDHMSLNEMSTVSISVIKNPTVFEQLLSFCYTGRICLQLADIISYLTAASFLQMQHIIDKCTQILEGIHFKINVAEVEAELSQTRTKHSETPPESHRVTPPLNRSLSPRHNAAKGNWRGQVSAVLDIRELSPPEESTSPQIIEQSSDAESREPILRINRAGQWYVETGIADQGARSGDEVRVLGAVHIKTENLEEWLGPENQPSGEDGSSAEEVTAMVIDTTGHGSIGQESYTLGSSGTKVARPTSSEVDR; encoded by the coding sequence ATGACCATGGAGAAAAGTGGGAACATACAATTGGAGATCCCCGACTTCAGCAACTCTGTTCTGAGCCACCTCAACCAGCTGCGAATGCAAGGCCGTCTCTGTGATATCGTGGTCAACGTGCAAGGACAAGCTTTTCGGGCTCACAAAGTAGTTCTGGCTGCCAGCTCTCCTTATTTCCGGGATCACATGTCCTTGAATGAAATGAGTACTGTGTCCATTTCTGTCATCAAGAACCCTACTGTTTTTGAAcagctcctttctttctgttaCACAGGACGGATATGCCTGCAACTAGCAGACATTATCAGCTACCTAACAGCTGCTAGTTTTCTGCAGATGCAGCATATTATAGACAAATGTACACAGATCCTAGAGGGCATTCATTTCAAAATTAATGTGGCTGAGGTGGAAGCAGAATTAAGTCAGACAAGGACAAAGCACTCAGAGACACCTCCAGAGTCTCACAGGGTTACACCACCTCTAAACCGCTCACTTAGCCCACGACATAATGCTGCAAAGGGAAACTGGAGAGGACAGGTGAGTGCTGTGCTGGATATCAGAGAGCTCAGTCCCCCTGAGGAGTCCACCAGTCCTCAGATAATTGAGCAGAGTTCTGATGCAGAGAGCCGGGAGCCCATTCTTCGGATCAACAGAGCAGGGCAGTGGTATGTGGAGACAGGAATAGCAGACCAAGGGGCGCGGAGCGGTGATGAAGTTAGGGTTCTTGGAGCGGTGCACATCAAAACTGAAAATCTGGAGGAGTGGCTTGGGCCCGAGAATCAGCCTTCTGGAGAAGATGGAAGTAGTGCAGAAGAAGTCACGGCCATGGTGATTGACACCACAGGCCATGGTTCTATAGGACAGGAAAGTTACACTTTAGGGTCTTCAGGAACCAAGGTAGCTCGGCCAACCAGCAGTGAAGTTGACAGGTAA